The genome window GTCGACCGGGTGCAGGCAAAGGCGGCGGCTTTTGAAAAGCGTACCGGGGAAAAGCCACGCATACTCGTCGCCAAGATGGGCCAGGATGGCCATGATCGCGGCCAGAAGGTCATCGCCTCCGCCTTTGGCGACCTCGGGTTCGAAGTCATCGTCGGCGCCATGTTCCAGACGCCCGACGAGGTCGCGGAACTTGCTGCAGACAGCAATGTGCGCATTGTCGGCGTCTCCTCGCTGGCGGCGGGACATCTGACGCTTGTGCCGGAACTGAAGGAAGCGCTGAAACGGCGCGAGCGGGACGATATCCTCATCATCGTTGGCGGCGTCATCCCGCCCCAGGATTTCGATGCAGTTCTCAAGGCTGGCGCCACGGCGATCTTCCCGCCCGGCACGGTAATTGGCGAGGCGGCCGAGAAATTGATCGATACCTTGCTGGATTCGCTTTGAAATGATTTATGTCTATACCCTGGAAGACGATTACCTGATGCCAAGCGCGGCCCTGGCCGGCGCGGAGCTGCCTCCAAATGCGGTCTGGATCGATCTTATCAATCCGACGCACGAGGAAGACCTCCAGACCGAAAACTGGACCAAGGCAGCCATACCGACCCACGAGGACATGATCGAGATCGAGGAATCGAGTCGCTTCTATGCGGAGAATGGCGCGCAATATCTGACGGCCTCGATCCTGCACTCCACAGAAACGAAACATCACGGCATCGCTCCGGTATCGTTCATTCTTGTTGGAAAGCTGCTCGTGACCGTCCGTTATACTGAACCAAAGGCGTTCAGCGTGTTCATCAGCCGCGCGACCAAGCCGGGGAACGGGCTGATTTCACCCAAGTGCAGCGGAATCACCATCTTGCTCGGCCTTATCGAAGCCGTGACCGATCGCATTGCTGATATTCTTGAGGGCGTCGCCGGTGAAATCGATGTGAATTCCCATGCGATCTTCCGGCGGTCCGAGAACGACAAGCCGATGACCACAAAAAACTTTAGGGACAGTCTCAACAACATCGGTATCCAGGGGGCTTTTCTATCCAAGATTCGTGAAAGTATCGCCGGAGTCAGTCGCCTGCTCGTCTATACGGCAGCTATTCCCGACGAGAACGTCAAGAAAGATGCGCGGGCTTGGATCAAGTCGCTGGAGCGCGATACGCAGTCGCTCAGCACCTATGTGGACTTCCTTTCCAACAAGGTCACATTCCTGCTGGATACAGTCGTCGGCCTGATCTCGATCGAACAGAATGCCATCATCAAGATTTTCTCGGTTGCAGCCGTTGCCTTCATGCCGCCGACGCTGGTTGCATCGATCTACGGTATGAATTTCCACTTCATGCCTGAACTCGATGAGATCTGGGGCTATCCGATGGCAATCGCCCTGATGATCGCTTCGGCAGTCATCCCGCTGCTGATCTTCCGCAAGAAGGGCTGGCTGTAAGACTAAGGTCCAATAGCAGCCAAGTGGACAAGCGGGTACGTTACGGGCTAGCGAAATAATAGTGAGAGTTGGCTGTGAAAATCCAGATTCAACGGATTGACGACGACGACTGGTTGATCTTCCCGAACGAAATTATCGAGCGACATCAACTCAAGGTTGGTGATGAATTGGAAGTAGTCGAAACCGAAAGTGGCATCGCACTCAAACCTGTTCATAACCCCATAGGGGACGGGCCGAAGGTCATCATCAAACCGATCTGAAAATGTCTTTTATATGAATCGGTTACGCGCAGGCGCTCACAGAGGGATTCAACCTCAAGGTGCCGCTTTGATCGCAGTGATTTCCCACTCGTGGCCGTTCAGCTCGAACGTATCGCCGACGGATTTGCCGAACATCAACATCGCCATCGGCGAGACATGGGAGATCATGCCGTGGCTGGCATCCACCTCGTCCTCACCGACGATCGCCCAGCTCTGCGTCCTGTCGTGTTCGTCGACGATTGTGACGGTCATGCCGAACCTCACCACATCGCTGTGCGGATCCGGGTGGGAGATTTCGGCAGTTTCCCGCCGCGCCGTCCAGTAGCGCAAATCGCGCGCGGCACGGCTGATCAGGTCGCGATCTGCCTCGGCATTGCCCTTGGCCAGCGCTTCGTGCGCGGCAGCTATTTCTGCGTCAATCAACGCCAGCCCCTGCTCCGTCACCAGGTTGCGGTGAGGGCTTATCGGGCGCTCGCCGAAATCGGTGGCCGAATTGGTATCGTCTTCCTTGGTGAAAGCTCTGCTCATCATACCAACGTAGGTCTTGCGAGCCCGGACAGCAAGTGTAATCCTTCGATTTAGGCGCTCCAGCTGCGGATTAGCGAAATGATAAACCGACGTCTTGTCCTCACAGGACTGGCCGGGCTTGCCAGCGGCAGCGCCCTGCCATGTGTCGCACGAGCGCAAGCGGCGTCCGGATCGATCAACGCAGCGGAATTCGGCCTGCAGCCGGGATCGCCGGATGATCAGTCCGTGAAGTTCAATGCTCTGCTGGCGAAAGCGAGCGCGGCGGGTGAACAAATTTTCCTGCCGCCCGGAACCTACGTGGTTTCAGGCCTCACGTTTCCGGTCTACGTCAATCTTCGCGGCATCGCTGGAAAGTCGCGGCTGCTGTTCGGCGGTTACACGAGCCTGATCAAGGCCAGCGGAGCCGATCATGTTCAGCTCTCCGGCCTCGTAATCGATGGCGATGGCAGGCCACTTGGCGAAGCAACAGGAGGACTGATCGAGGCCAGCAATGTTGCCCACCTTGTGCTGGATGATTGTGACATTGTCGGTGCGCACAAGAATGCCGTCGACCTGTTCAAATGCGGCGGGCGGGTCGAGAAGACCCGTATCTCAAATGCCAGCGATGCCGCCATCTTCGCCGCTGACTCCAGCGGATTGCAGATCACCGGCAACACAATCAGCGATTGCGGCAATGGCGGCATTCTCGTTCAACGTTATGAGCAAGGCCGCGACGGCACGATCATAACAGGGAACCGCGTTGAGAGGATCAGGGCGGACACCGGTGGCACAGGTCAGAATGGCAATGCCATCAATGTTTTTCGAGCGGACAATGTCGTCGTTTCCAACAACGTGTTGAATGGCAGCGCGTTCACCGCGATCCGCGGCAATACGGCAGGCAACCTCCAGATCACCGGCAACAATTGTACTGCGAGCGGCGAAACCGCGATTTACTCTGAATTTGGCTTCGTAGGCGCGGTGATCGCCAACAATTTGGTGGATGGCGCCAGCAATGGCATTTCGATGGTAAATTTCGACGGCGGCGGGCGCATGGGCACCTGCAGCGGCAATGTCGTCAGGAACCTCTCCAGCAAAGGACCCTACCCCGGTACGTTCGGCGTTGGTATCGCCGTCGAGGCTGACATAGCCGTGAGCGGCAATGTCGTCGAAAACGCACCGCTTTATGGTATTCAGCTTGGATGGGGCCCTTACATGCGCAATGTCATTGCCACCGGCAATATCGTCCGCACGTCAGGCGAAGGTATCTATGTCAGCGTGGTCAAAGGTGTTGGCTCTGCCGTCGTCACCAACAATATCATCCAGGGGGCCAAGAATGGCGGAATTGTCGGTCACAACTGGACCGACGTCACTGTCAAGGATCTCACCCGCAAAAGCGCTACAGACTATCCGAACTTGCTGGTCGAGCGGAATGTCATCAGTTGATATCTGCGTCTGTCAGCGCTTCGGTTGGACTGACGACACCGTAGGTAATGCCATTCCAGTTGCGCATTTCGCGATCGGCAAAGCGGTCCAGCTTCGACTCCAGTTCCGGTTCGTTGCGGAAGATCCGTGCCAGCACCGTTGCGATGATCGCCTCGGAAGCGCGCGTCGTGCCATCATCGCATTTGACGGCAATACCAAGGCCCAGCTTCGGCAGAGCCCCCACAAAGACGCCCTCCGCACCCGTCTTCACGAATATCCGGCCCGGCGCCATCTCCATCAGTTCCGTGCATGCCCGGTGTGTGCCTGCCACATAAAACGGCGCTGCCATCGTCGCATCGAGCAGACGCCGGGCCGCTTTGGCCCTTACCGGTTCGAACCCGGTGCCTGTTGCCATACGGGCAAAGCCATGGGCCAGGTTCTTCAGGGGAATGGCGTAGGTCGGGATGGAGCAGCCATCCGTACCGCAATGATCCAGAGTATGGGCCGCGCCCGTCACCGCTTCCATCGCATCGCGTACCATATCCTGCTCGGGCGAACCGAGCGCAGAATAGCCACGCGTTTCAATGCCAAGATGCCGGCACGTGCACAGGAACCCGGCATGCTTGCCGGAGCAATTATTGTGCAGCGCTGTCGGTGTCTCGCCGCTCTGTGCAAGCGCTATGAGAACCGGCTGCTGGTATGGCCAGTGCGCTCCGCACTCCAGCGCCGAAACATCGAGCCCGGCGCGGCCCAGCATGTCAGCCGCCCTGCGCACATGCTCCGGCTCGCCGGAATGCGAGGCGCAGGCCATCGCCAGTTCCTCATTGCCGAAGCCATAGGCATCCGCCGCACCGCTTTCGACCAGGGGCAGCGCCTGGATGGCCTTGATCGCGGAACGCGGAAAGGTCGGGCGTTCAATATCGCCAAGCGAGAAGACGATCTTGCCGTCGCCATCGGTTATGATCACCGAACCGCGATGGCGGCTTTCGACCGTTTCGCCTCTAAAAACTTCAACCAGAACCGGATTGCTCATAAGACCCAACTTTTCCCACGAATTTGGCTGAAATCAGCCGGAATTGCTGCTCTTATAGGATGGTCTGCCTGCCTTTCCAATGGAGAAACTTCTTGATCAGTTTGTTCACCCGACTGGCACTGGCAATCCTCGTGCTTTTCATTGTCCCTTCGTTGGCTGCAGCCGGATGGTGGATGACCCAACATCATGCTGACAACTGGCGTGCAGCCGATTGGAGCTCCAGCGGCGTGTTACCTTCCAAGCCGGAGGCCAGCGACGCGTCAATCTATATTCTGGCCGCCCGTACAGGCGGCTTGAAGGGGGCACTGTCGTTGCATTCCTGGCTGGTGGTAAAACGTCCCGGAACAACCAGCTACGACCGCTATGACGTCGTCGGCTGGGGTACGCCGGTGCGCAAGAACGCTTACGATGCCGATGGGCGATGGTACTCCAATACGCCTTCCATCGTGCATGAGATCCATGGCACCGAGGCGCGAGGGCTGATCCCGAAGATCGAAGCTGCCATCAAGCAATATCCCTATGCGAGGCCCGGTAGTTACGTGCTATGGCCGGGCCCGAACTCAAACAGTTTCGTCGCACACGTCCTGCGCTTGGTTCCGGAAATCGGCGTCGTATTGCCATCCAACGCGGTTGGCCGTGATTTCCCGACCGATGGCAGGTTGTTTGCCATCGATGATGACTGGCGGAATTTCCGTGCAACGCTCTTCGGATATATCGGCTTTGCCGCTGGTGCACGCAGCGGATTCGAAATTAATTTCATGGGTTTGGTTGCCGGATTTGATATTCTGAATCCGGGACTTAAGGTGCCCGGATTCGGCAGGGTCGGCATTTAGCGGTGACGCTTACTTGATCCTTTCCAGCACCGACACGTAGTTGGCAACGGCAGCGCCACCCATGTTGAAGATGCCCGCAAGCTTGGCATCAGGCACCTGAATGCCGCCTGCTTCCCCTGTCAGCTGCATTGACGACAGAACGTGCATCGAGACGCCGCTGGCGCCGATCGGGTGACCCTTGGCCTTGAGA of Phyllobacterium zundukense contains these proteins:
- a CDS encoding magnesium transporter CorA family protein yields the protein MIYVYTLEDDYLMPSAALAGAELPPNAVWIDLINPTHEEDLQTENWTKAAIPTHEDMIEIEESSRFYAENGAQYLTASILHSTETKHHGIAPVSFILVGKLLVTVRYTEPKAFSVFISRATKPGNGLISPKCSGITILLGLIEAVTDRIADILEGVAGEIDVNSHAIFRRSENDKPMTTKNFRDSLNNIGIQGAFLSKIRESIAGVSRLLVYTAAIPDENVKKDARAWIKSLERDTQSLSTYVDFLSNKVTFLLDTVVGLISIEQNAIIKIFSVAAVAFMPPTLVASIYGMNFHFMPELDEIWGYPMAIALMIASAVIPLLIFRKKGWL
- a CDS encoding AbrB/MazE/SpoVT family DNA-binding domain-containing protein; amino-acid sequence: MKIQIQRIDDDDWLIFPNEIIERHQLKVGDELEVVETESGIALKPVHNPIGDGPKVIIKPI
- the greA gene encoding transcription elongation factor GreA, which produces MSRAFTKEDDTNSATDFGERPISPHRNLVTEQGLALIDAEIAAAHEALAKGNAEADRDLISRAARDLRYWTARRETAEISHPDPHSDVVRFGMTVTIVDEHDRTQSWAIVGEDEVDASHGMISHVSPMAMLMFGKSVGDTFELNGHEWEITAIKAAP
- a CDS encoding TIGR03808 family TAT-translocated repetitive protein; this encodes MINRRLVLTGLAGLASGSALPCVARAQAASGSINAAEFGLQPGSPDDQSVKFNALLAKASAAGEQIFLPPGTYVVSGLTFPVYVNLRGIAGKSRLLFGGYTSLIKASGADHVQLSGLVIDGDGRPLGEATGGLIEASNVAHLVLDDCDIVGAHKNAVDLFKCGGRVEKTRISNASDAAIFAADSSGLQITGNTISDCGNGGILVQRYEQGRDGTIITGNRVERIRADTGGTGQNGNAINVFRADNVVVSNNVLNGSAFTAIRGNTAGNLQITGNNCTASGETAIYSEFGFVGAVIANNLVDGASNGISMVNFDGGGRMGTCSGNVVRNLSSKGPYPGTFGVGIAVEADIAVSGNVVENAPLYGIQLGWGPYMRNVIATGNIVRTSGEGIYVSVVKGVGSAVVTNNIIQGAKNGGIVGHNWTDVTVKDLTRKSATDYPNLLVERNVIS
- a CDS encoding asparaginase, giving the protein MSNPVLVEVFRGETVESRHRGSVIITDGDGKIVFSLGDIERPTFPRSAIKAIQALPLVESGAADAYGFGNEELAMACASHSGEPEHVRRAADMLGRAGLDVSALECGAHWPYQQPVLIALAQSGETPTALHNNCSGKHAGFLCTCRHLGIETRGYSALGSPEQDMVRDAMEAVTGAAHTLDHCGTDGCSIPTYAIPLKNLAHGFARMATGTGFEPVRAKAARRLLDATMAAPFYVAGTHRACTELMEMAPGRIFVKTGAEGVFVGALPKLGLGIAVKCDDGTTRASEAIIATVLARIFRNEPELESKLDRFADREMRNWNGITYGVVSPTEALTDADIN
- a CDS encoding DUF3750 domain-containing protein, whose protein sequence is MSLFTRLALAILVLFIVPSLAAAGWWMTQHHADNWRAADWSSSGVLPSKPEASDASIYILAARTGGLKGALSLHSWLVVKRPGTTSYDRYDVVGWGTPVRKNAYDADGRWYSNTPSIVHEIHGTEARGLIPKIEAAIKQYPYARPGSYVLWPGPNSNSFVAHVLRLVPEIGVVLPSNAVGRDFPTDGRLFAIDDDWRNFRATLFGYIGFAAGARSGFEINFMGLVAGFDILNPGLKVPGFGRVGI